Within Ipomoea triloba cultivar NCNSP0323 chromosome 9, ASM357664v1, the genomic segment TGAGTTCTCATAATAgatattttattctatttccttttttaccctttttaaaacctaattttttttaggctcattGCAAATTGAAATTCGTGttcttctaaactttttttttttttacaaattatatatatatcccaaaTTTCACCCTTTTTGGGTGTATTTTTTTGAATGACATAGAAATGCTACATATATAAGGTGTTTGACAAATAACGATTAGCCGATAGCTAATAACTAATTGACATAGGGCTTGTTTATAAAaccaatattatttataaaacaaagagcaatgatttttttaaatggtttcCAAAGCCGTCTGGTTTCCGGCTTCAGAAACCAGAAAAACTTCTGATTTCCTTTCGGAAACCAGATTTTCTGGTTCTCGACGGAAACCaacgaagaagatgaagaacaaTGGGTTTGTTTCTGGTTCTCGATGGAAACTAACACGAAGAAGATGGAATTTGGATTTTCTATAAAATGACttcctcccaaaaaaaaaaaaaagaaagccaTTTTTCGGAAAAATGAACTTATTTTCGTTGACCATCGTTTTCCTTCCATTGCCAAACACTATAAACtcagaaaataaattatttttcggaTTTTCAAACACAGCCTAAATGAGTATTTATgttgatttcatttttcatagatAGTCAAACACGGAAAACTTtataaacttttgaaagttatttGTGAGTTTCTACGTAGACCCTTAATTACATGTTTTGTGCAAGTTTAAAGACTTATTTGACTTTTTATCTCTAAATCAAATTACTTGCCGTGTAATCTAATTACTTCATATGTTCATTTTAACTGTCTTGTTTACTATTCACTGGTTAAacaaactttttattttctttagtatgtttaactctttttttttttgtgtgtttaatagtacatttaatgtagtttctaaatgtatagattttatatattaatactaaatctaatattataaaaaaattaaaaatcacttcAGTCAAAAACCTTGTTAACTGAGCATacacataaattaaaatgagaTAGGTAgagtgtgtgcgcgcgcgcgttggatcaaatgagaatataTCTTTAGGAGATAAATAAGAATAAATCTCAGTTTTACATTTGGAAAAATCCAAGGTGTagatcaaattttttaaaaaatgtggtcgtattttcataattatcagttatcatcaaatttactatgcaaacttgagTACTAAAATATGCAATTCTCAAACATTTTTTAAGTTCACACATTTTGCACATTTTGTATTAACATTttacatatttagtattaaGAGATTGCACTTACAAAAATgcgaaagtgcattgcacttagggtttcgattttaCAGTTTATGGCtgagtttttaattatttatatttagtttagtGGTTTACTTTTTACTGTTTAATGTGTAATATttacggtttagatttaaaatttaacttttttgttaattttataaaatttaccaaatttacatatttagttgttaaagattacatatttaagtgttcaagtttgcgaGAAGTTGATGCTAATTACAAAATTGTCActacattatattttaaaatctgATCAGATTCATCAATTCTTTATAAATGTAAGACTGGAattgattgttattttttttttctatagtACTGTTCTCACATGATCCTTacatctaaataaatatatatgagagtagTACCAAAAGGAACGTGACCAATTAAAACTACAACTTCGTACTAACAAAAGGTTGTGTTTGATGCCATTTATTTATACCTTTATATAAAATTCCTGAAATTAAGTAGTAGTAATATTCTTGGAAAGCAATATATAAATGGTGTCTATTATATAGGCGATTACTTCAatacgagagagagagagagagagagagagaattggtCTGTAGTGGCACtaaaatttattaatgtaaTAATTGTTAAAATAATGGTGGTATTCAtcagttaaaaagaaaagaagggagagagaaagagagagcaTAGGAAATGGCGAAGAaaaaagcagcagcagctcctcctcttcctcctccatcTTCTTGGCTTATCACAACTTTCTCGTTCCTTTCCtcccctttctctctctagatctGCAAAACTTTCGCCCCCTCTGTCTATAGGTATAGCTAAAGGAGCAAAGGAACAAGAAATGGAGGAGTTGCAGCCACTGGAGGgctcttctttttcttatcaGTAGCTGGGAATATAATCTGGGGAGACTAATGGTACCTCTCCAATTCCAGTTTGGTGTTATTGTGTATAtctttgtgtatgtgtgtgtatgtttttgTATATACAAAGCTTGGTTACTTGCAGGCTTTACTGCTTCTGCTTCTCAATCTTGGGTTCATTTGTGTGTGTTTGCTTTACTTTTAGTAGTTTGCTTTGAGTGTTTGCATATACATGTATTCCGTACTATGCTATTAGTGTATAACATGTCTATATATGAATAGGTAAGTATGCAAAACTGTCAAAGTTTGCATTTTTATGGTTTTTGGACAAAGATTCTCTATTTCTTTCTGGATTAATTCATAATATTGTATGCTTTTCTGatgtttttttactttttgccttgtttttttttattggggTTTATCTATAGATATATAACTAGATTatctttgattatttttttttccaatttatttgtttttttctgGGTGTGGGGGTTTTAGTAGATTTCATGCCTTTGGGGCAGTCTGCTTGGTTTCCAAGATAAATGAAGAAGTCAAAGGGAATGTTTAATTTCACAATGGAATCTTTTGtttttgattcttgaaaattaaattttttgttttgaatagtAGTTTTGGATAATGAGAAGGTTTCTCCAGCCATATGCTATCTGGATTCCAACCTTTTTCCTAACTATTCTTCCTCTGCATCACTGTTGTCTTCATCTGTTTTCTTGGGTGGGAGTAAGAAGACAAGGGAAAGGGCTTCAGATGGGATAAGTATCTCATATTATATTCTCTCAGCTTCTTAGCAACCAAAAAAGGCATTTTCCTTAATCTGAAGTTATTGCTATTGAGTTTCTCTCCTTTATTACAGTTAGAAACTTACCATTCTTAAAGATGGTAATCGTGCCCATGTTCCATTACATAATCAGACAATTTCTTTGTCAGAATCATTATGAAGATGCAGTAGCTTCTTAAATTTGTGTATTATTTGATCAAGTGTCTGTATTTGTATCAAGAATCTAACTTATTGAATAAATAGTGTGTTGTGTTCATTTATAGCAATGCGAATTACCATTTTGGTTTTGTGGGTATGATATTATTGGCTGGGTTATGGTAGAAGATGGTGTCTGCTTGGTTTTGATACTAATGGTAGGTTTTTATTTTCAGTTGGATCATGAGATGAAAGTAGGTGCTATCGATTAGAGCTGTTGGAAACCAGGTTATATGCGATTACGTACATGATCACCCTTGATAATAGTTTAGCCACCATCATGAACATAAATCATTTGACGGTCGAAACTGAGGATACGTTTTCAAGTTTGCTTGAACTTGCTGCCAACAATGACATAGAAGGCGTTAAGAGATGGATTGACAGTGATCCGTCTAGTATGAATGAAGTTGGACAGTGGTATGGGCGGCAAAAGGGCTCGAAGCAAATGGTTCTAGAGCGTAGAACTCCTTTGATGGTTGCTGCAACTTATGGCAGCATTGATGTTCTAAAACTGATCCTTTCTTTACCTGAAATTGATGTGAACCGGTCCTGTGGTCGAGATAAGGCCACTGCTCTTCACTGTGCTGCGTCTGGTGGATCTCGGAATGCTTTGGATGCTATCAAACTGCTTTTGGAGGCGGGTGCTGACCCGAAGTTGGCAGATGCTAATGGCCAACATCCTCGTGATGTTCTTGCTGTCTCTCCGAAATTTCTGGCAACGAAATTGTGCCTTGAGAACTTGCTCAGATGTGATTCTTTTGTGGAGCAGAAGCTAAGCGTGCTAACGACCAATTCGAACTCGAATTCTCCACCTCTGTCGCCTTCTTCTGGGAACCAATCTCCATCATCAGCTTCGGACTCGACTTCGTCACCGAAGAGCGAGAAGTTCAATCAGCTCAATGCTTCCTCCACATCGGAGAAGAAAGAATACCCAATTGACCCTTCGTTGCCCGACATCAAGAACAGCATCTATTCAACAGACGAGTTCAGGATGTTCTCGTTCAAGATCCGGCCTTGCTCTCGTGCATATTCCCACGATTGGACCGAATGTCCATTCGTGCACCCAGGCGAAAATGCTCGACGGAGGGACCCAAGAAAATACCACTACAGCTGTGTGCCATGCCCCGATTTTCGCAAGGGAGCTTGCAGAAGGGGGGACATGTGTGAATACGCCCATGGTGTTTTTGAATGTTGGCTGCACCCTGCTCAATATAGGACTCGACTTTGCAAAGATGGTACAAAGTGCAACCGAAGAGTTTGTTTCTTTGCCCACACACAAGAGGAACTCAGGCCCTTGTATGTCTCTACTGGATCTGCTGTTCCATCGCCCCGCTCAAATACCTCAGCTGCCAATGCTATGGATTTTGCTGCAGCCATGGGACTAATACCGGGCTCTCCTTCCTCTGTCTCCGTCATGTCTCCATCGCCATTCACTCCACCCATGTCTCCATCCAACAATGGCCTTTCAAACATGGGTTGGCCCCAACAAAATGTCCCTACGTTGCACCTTCCCGGGAGCAATCTCCAGTCAAGTCGCTTGCGATCCTCATTGCACGCACGAGACATCCCTACTGAAGAACTGAGTAACTTGCCAGATTTTGATGTCCAACAAAAGCAGCTCCTAAATGAACTTGCTAATTCTTTGAACCGATCAGCTCGTTCAAAAACCTTAGCACCTTCCAATCTTGACGATCTTTTCTCTGCTGAGAGTTCATCTTCTGGATACTCTGATCAAGCATTGGCTCAGGCTTGTTTTTCTCCTACCCATAAATCAGCGGTTCTCAACCAGTTCCAACAGCAGCAGAGCATGTTATCTCCGATCAACACAAACTTTTCCCCAAAAAGTACAGATAACTCGCTTTTGCAGGCATCTTTTGGAGTTCAATCTTCAGGGAGAATGTCTCCTCGAATTATGGACCCTATCTCACCATTGAGTTCCCGTGTCTCACTACTTGCTCAGCGTGAGAAGCAACAGCAATTTAGGAGCCTCAGTTCACGTGACCTTGGCTCCAATGCTTCTGGTCCTATTGATTTTTCTTCAGATACTTGGTCAAAATGGGGGCCTTCTGAAGGAAAGCCTGATTGGGCAGTCAAGTCCGAGGAATTTGGTAAGCTTAGGAGATCATCATCATTTGAGCTAGCAAACAATGGAGAGGAGCCTGATCTTTCGTGGGTTCAGTCTCTTGTCAAAGAATCTCCACAAGAAATGAAAGATAAATCAACTCCACACATGTCAACCATTGCAGGATTTGGTGCAACTTCAGCTGAGGGATCATCATCAAATTCCCAGATGGATCAAATCGATCAATCTACATTGAATGCATGGCTGGAGCAGATGCATCTCGATCAGTTGATGGCTCAGTAAACCCTCGAACTTCcctccttttaaaaaaaacctaCAAGGTTTCAGTAGTCCATACATGGTTTTCATTAGAGTTTTTCTTGAAGCAGTTTGGGACCTAGCTAGGTAACTTAAATCCAAGAAGCAGCTAACGAAGAAAGGAGGCCCGAAAAAGGGAAgatatttattatttctttagctatttaattttattaattgaagcAGCAGatagtagaagaagaagaagattaccGGGTTATATCTATGAAGCATAACCCACCCAGTCTACTAGGGCGATTTTTCTccaatatttttaattgtagGTATGATTAGaatcatatttcatttttctgaAAGCAGTTGTCATTTTTGTGACATATGGACATTGACATGAAGTTAtttgaaagtttataaaatgTTAACTTCTTGGATTCTCCCTCAGTTTGGCTGGAAATACTTGGCAGCATGGAACTCATCTGCCTGCTACTGTCACTTTAGTTACAGACagggaaaaaaatgaaatgaaagataAACACCATGTGGATGGCTTGTAGTACTTATTTTGTAGTGTATTGTAGTAAAGAAGATGGATGGGAATAATTAGACAGTATTGATGTAACTTGTAAGCAAATGGCATTCATCTCTTTATCTTGATGTAATGTATGGATGCTTTTATTCTACATATCCTTCAATACCCTTATCATGCTTTATGCTTACAGCACCATTATATGACAGGGCAAATTTCAGATCAAGAATCTTGATCCCTTCTGTCTTTATGCAAAATTGGCAAGGGAATAATAATGCCATACAATTCCATGTCATGTGGttgaaaaaaaggaaataagagtgtaaattaagtaaataacaTCACATGATTGTGTTAGTATTTTATATTGGCTGAATCCAAAGAAGTTAATAATTTTGCTTCTTCGACAACTAGCAACCAACATCATTTAGTACCTTACCTGGGCTAAATTCAAAGAAGTTAATAACTTTACTTCGTTGGCAAGCACAAGATCTAGGGTTCAATTCATAAAGGGAAATGTTATGGAACTGGCCATGATGTGAACAGTGTGTACAAGTACTTTGAGGAACCTGTATACTTTCAAAGCACATTCCAAAATTTACTTCATTCACCAAGACTCCAAGGCAACGAGGGGTAGACGGGAGTTCTCGGAGTTGATGTTAATAAATTTgtggtaaaaataaataatgaataatgaCAAATAGAAAGAAAGCAAAATGGTTAGGTTTACTTATTGATTACATAGGCTTTTGAGTGGATTCATCAACAAGGCATGGGAACCTAAATTGTAGTGGAATTCCAAATCTCAAAAGTAGGATTTGGGGTTTGTTGAGGATGTGGACAAGGAGAAGAGGATGGGGAGAAAGGATGTGTACAACTCATTTGGATTCTACCTCTCTCATGGGGATTAGATGCTaggtgatttttaaaaaaaatttaaattttttttttatggcatAGGAATAATGAATCTTGTTTTCTAAGATATGATGATATTGTTGTAATCAATTCTCATCTTCATTTCTTGCACATAGGCTTTTACAGTAATTTTCAATCAAaggaataaatgaataattaccCTCTAGTAAGAAGGTAAGGATTCTTTTTCAATCTGAATTTAATTCTAACTCTTTACAAAAAGTATTTTTGTCgttttataaattaatcaatttgaaaTGAGTCGTATAATGTCTTGTTTTGATTCTTTACTTAATTTCTCAACTATTTAAAATCGGACAAactatctttaaaaaaaaaacaactttttAACAATAGAAGAATTATTCTTATTTATAAGAATTATTAAAAGCAAGATGATAAGAAGTGGAATTATTAAATGGAAACTTAGGTAGGAACTATGACTTTGATGGTGACACCAcccattatatttaaaaaaaaatcagaagaaaTTGGCaagaaatgacatttttttccatCTCACAAAAAGAGAGTGTTAAACAAAATGGCAAAGAAAGAAGGGTGGAGAAAGAAGCTAGAAATTCACCTCAGCTTTTGGTGATCATGTAATACAtcactttttaaaaaagatatataagcATATAAAGTTTTGCGTGCAAATTTAAACATGTTTTATATGACTATTTGATAACTCGTGATAAAATCGATTAATTTacgaataattaataaatattcaaaaattaaaattacaataattgtTTGCATATATTACTCCAAACAAGATATACTGTTGTATAGTTTctcatttttagaaaaatatgcacacaaaaattgttaatagtatatttatttattccctCTTTTCTGTTAAAAAATTGGCATCCCTAGATTGGGTGTTTGGTGAAAAGGATGTGTCATGCCATTATAAATAGAAAGGTAATTATTGTGGTTTTTTGTTTGGGGGTTCACATTAAATGACTCTAGTTTGTGGTACTacttacatttattatttagaaaaaaaaaaggaaaaaataaaaaagataaaaagacTGAGTGAATGAATAGATTGATAAATTGGGTAGTAATCAATGACTAAAGATTTCTGATTCCCATGTCTTGCCAATAGAAGAAGGAATGAAATAGTAAATTTTTGAAccactcataaaaaaaaaataaaattcacacTTTTAATACCACGatattttagttttagttttctatttttaaaattatcacatttaatgctcacttaaaaataattagtaattttaaccATTCCAACCATGTATCCAACCAAAACTCATAGGATGATAGGAACCAACATTTTCAAGGTTATTTTTGTCTAGTTCTTGCCTCTAAAGTCTAAACTTTAGCGGAAAAGGTTATAATAGTTTTTGGATTAAAAAAGGTAAGAACGAAATAAGAGTAAAAAGAGTATGTCATCTTCACTATCAAGTTTAAGGTTAGTTTGATTTGGACTATAATGATTGATGAGAAGGGGAGTTGAGCAGTGTGAGAAATTTGGTATACTTGTTTAGGGGGTTTGATGATTATCAAAGGGATAATGTTCCAAGATCCAATGTTTTGGTGACCAaaaaaatcaactaaaaatgGAAATAGAGCATGTATTTATTAGTTTTTCAAGTGATAGCAATTGATAGGAATTTGAATTTACACATGGGATTTTTCCAGATTAGGTTTGATCTGTTATCTGTTCCTTTCAAAGCCTTAAAATCATCACCAAATTgattgactattattattaaaaactatttttcataaaaatgatTAACAAATGCAGTTTATATAGATgctacataatataatattgaataatattcAACCTATAATAACTATACCAATAGGTAATTCTACCATAGTAATTTAACTCTGACAGATCCCATTAAAAGATACTGTTCCCTTCTCCAACTTTTCATTCATATAATAAATACATGAATCTGAGCTGGCTGTAAATGCAGTTTGAAGGCTCTAATTTTGTTGAGGGCTGCTCTTTACAGTGGAATTCAATTGCTTTACTTGCATCTTTCAGTCAAACTTTCTTGCAATCCCCCAAGCAAAGTCATAAAGATCCTCCTTTGCCAATATAACCATAATATTGGCAACATAAGGAGTAATATATGCATGCATCCCAGAGAGTATAACTTCTTCTATCCATTACACAACAGAGTACTCAATAAGATTAATCTGCTGCATAAGGTCTCTAATATATTGAATTTCCAATACCACAAAGATCAAGATGGCAATTTGGCAACAAGGGAACTGGGCCGAAAGAAAGAACGGTATTCGTTTCTTGTTTCTGTGCCAGTGGCCTGCCTCCTCAAAATGGGGGAGGAGTGAGGAGCAGAAATTGTCAATAAAATTTGAACCAAATCATCCAAAAGGAGCTTCCCTTTTGCACAGGGTTGAGTTGAGAGTTGATAATCTGCAACACATAATGTACAGGATATCCTTGGTGTGCAGTGTTGAAATAAGATTACCATTGTGTTTTAAGAACTTGATCATCTTATCTGTACTAATTCTTCAGTCACCAATAGTCGCCACACGTGCATTTGCCGTTCTCAAATCGATGAAATCGATTATTATCTCTCACAATGATTATTCTTCCTGTGCACTTGGACATAAACTTTATAGCATTGTGACAATCGCCACAAACCCGCAAGTTTTTCATAACTCTAATTGGCCTTTCAGGTGGAAATGTGATGAGTGCAAAAGCAATGGCTATTCTTTCACTGTGATACCTGATCGCCTCGCTCCTCTCTTGGTCACCCACTTGTTGCAACACAAAATTTGTATCTGCAACATAACCAGCTCTCTCCATTTCATCCCCTAATTCTTCCAACTTTTGGTAAATCTCCTTATATTTCGCATGGCGCCTATCACCAGTAGCAAATGTGTGCACCCTATTCCCCTCTTCAACCCAACTCAAACCTGTTTCCTTTCTCACCCCTTGTTCCCTCAGCATCTTCCTAGCTTTGGCTGCATCTTCATATCTACCAGCAGCCGCATAAGTATTGGATAATAGCACATGTAGGCCTGGGCTCACGAGACCTAACTCAAAAACCCTATCAGCCACATAAGCTGCCAATTCAGTGTTGCGATGAATGCGACAGCCAATCAATAATGCTCCCCAAACAGATTCTGTAGGTTGCATGGGCATTTCTTCAACAACTTTTAAAGCCTCTTGTAATTTTCCAGCTCGGCCAAGACAGTCCACGAACGAAGCATAATGCTGATCGCCTGGCTCAATCCCATAATCTTTCATCAACCCAAAATAGTGTTTCCCTTCTTGAACTAGCCCTGCATGGCTACAAGCATAGAGCACacacaaaaatgtaataaaatttggCTTCAGCCCAGCTCTTTCAATCTGTGTGAACAAGTCGAAAACCTTCTTGGTGTGCCCGTGTTGAGCACAGGCTATACACATTGCATTCCACATACCCAAATTCTTGACCGGCACCTCATCAAAAACTTGATAAGCACCTTCTACAAGTCCACACTTAGAGTACAAAGATATTAACGAGCTTCCCACAAAACTCGATGAATCATAGCTTGTTTTCAAGCACAACCCATGTATCTGCTTCCCTAACTCAAGCAGAGTGGAACTACCACATACTCTAATCACACTTGAATATGTGAAATCATTGACATCCAAATCTTCCACTACCGCTTCCTTGAAAAGCCTCAAAGCCTCATCATTCTCGCCTATCAGTGCATACCCACATATCATCCCACTCCAAGAAACCACATTCCTCtcaggcatttcatcgaacaccttccGAGCTACATCTATCTTCCCGCACTTAGCGTACATATCCACCAGAGAACTCCCAACAAACACATCCGAATCAAACCCTGTCTTCACAGAAAAGCAATGCACCATTCCCCCGACATTATAATCCGAAAGCATGGCGGAAGATTTCGTAGCACACGGGAAAGTATGATCGTCAGGTCTGACACCAAAACGTATCATTTCGCGAAAATACCGAAGAGCTAAGCATGGGGCCTCGTTCTGGGCCAGCGAAGAGATAACGGAGCTCCACGTGGTGGGTGACTTCACCGGCGCTTCGCGAAAGACGACCGTGGACTCAACTGGGCACTGGAGCTTGGAGTAGAAGTTAATGAGGTGGTGACAGACGAGCGGAACTGCACTGATTCCGGACTTGATGATGTGCGCATGCAAGGCCAGGCCTTTAGGAAGGAGCCTCGAGCGGGTTTGGGAGAGGAGGAGAGAGCATGTGGTTCTGCAGTTCTGCTCGAAGCTGTGATCGATTAGAGGGTTGTGGGGTTTTGAGAAGCGTATGCAAGGAAATGGTGGAGGCGGGTCGAGAGAGTCTTGGAGAAGTGGTTGGCTCATTGGAAGTCTCGGAGAGCGATTTCCTTCGTTGGCATGAGCTGAATGAATGCAGTGTTCGACGGCCGAGCGGCCTGTCGCCGGAGGCAAATTATCACAAAGGAGTAATTAAGCgagtaaaatataaattttatacacaGGTTTAATTTCCTTATGATGATGAAGtagaataattttataatattttcatatGCGTTAATGTGTTATGTGTAAtctataactagtattttttttttcttttctttggatTTGAGCAACCAACATTGCAACATTGAAAAGATGGAGtaatcaacaatataataacacTATAATTTCATTCAAATTAATGTCGCTTTGAACTTCTGAACAATCTTTCAATGATACTTATGCAGATGTGTCAATGATACGTGTGTGAATGATAATATATACTAACATATATCATCAAGAACATATAAGTGAaacaataaaatgaaatgtgACAAGAAACTAACAAACACTCAAATCTAAGCATGAGGAACAAGCTAGATTTGGATCCATATTGTGAACTATTTGGCATTGCAATATCCATCTTAGCTTCTTAGCTTGTTGATCATaacacaaaatttaatttaaatttgtcCCGAAAATGGGTAATTCTCGTACCTCATGGAACAATCAACAAACGAAACTTGAGCTCCAATAGAACGATAACAACCTGAACTCATGTAAACTTTAATACTACCGAGACAAAGTACGCAATCATCATATGGTATAGCACCGTTGCAAGTGGCATGACCATAAGCTATAGCATTATTAGAATACGGAGAAATTGAATAGTAGTTATACGCTTGTTTCGGAGTATTGTTCATCATGTCTTCAAAAACATAATCTAGGCTATCTCCAAAAGGATCACCAAGTGGATAGTGCTCT encodes:
- the LOC116029266 gene encoding zinc finger CCCH domain-containing protein 30, with product MITLDNSLATIMNINHLTVETEDTFSSLLELAANNDIEGVKRWIDSDPSSMNEVGQWYGRQKGSKQMVLERRTPLMVAATYGSIDVLKLILSLPEIDVNRSCGRDKATALHCAASGGSRNALDAIKLLLEAGADPKLADANGQHPRDVLAVSPKFLATKLCLENLLRCDSFVEQKLSVLTTNSNSNSPPLSPSSGNQSPSSASDSTSSPKSEKFNQLNASSTSEKKEYPIDPSLPDIKNSIYSTDEFRMFSFKIRPCSRAYSHDWTECPFVHPGENARRRDPRKYHYSCVPCPDFRKGACRRGDMCEYAHGVFECWLHPAQYRTRLCKDGTKCNRRVCFFAHTQEELRPLYVSTGSAVPSPRSNTSAANAMDFAAAMGLIPGSPSSVSVMSPSPFTPPMSPSNNGLSNMGWPQQNVPTLHLPGSNLQSSRLRSSLHARDIPTEELSNLPDFDVQQKQLLNELANSLNRSARSKTLAPSNLDDLFSAESSSSGYSDQALAQACFSPTHKSAVLNQFQQQQSMLSPINTNFSPKSTDNSLLQASFGVQSSGRMSPRIMDPISPLSSRVSLLAQREKQQQFRSLSSRDLGSNASGPIDFSSDTWSKWGPSEGKPDWAVKSEEFGKLRRSSSFELANNGEEPDLSWVQSLVKESPQEMKDKSTPHMSTIAGFGATSAEGSSSNSQMDQIDQSTLNAWLEQMHLDQLMAHLGPS
- the LOC116028727 gene encoding putative pentatricopeptide repeat-containing protein At5g52630, translated to MSQPLLQDSLDPPPPFPCIRFSKPHNPLIDHSFEQNCRTTCSLLLSQTRSRLLPKGLALHAHIIKSGISAVPLVCHHLINFYSKLQCPVESTVVFREAPVKSPTTWSSVISSLAQNEAPCLALRYFREMIRFGVRPDDHTFPCATKSSAMLSDYNVGGMVHCFSVKTGFDSDVFVGSSLVDMYAKCGKIDVARKVFDEMPERNVVSWSGMICGYALIGENDEALRLFKEAVVEDLDVNDFTYSSVIRVCGSSTLLELGKQIHGLCLKTSYDSSSFVGSSLISLYSKCGLVEGAYQVFDEVPVKNLGMWNAMCIACAQHGHTKKVFDLFTQIERAGLKPNFITFLCVLYACSHAGLVQEGKHYFGLMKDYGIEPGDQHYASFVDCLGRAGKLQEALKVVEEMPMQPTESVWGALLIGCRIHRNTELAAYVADRVFELGLVSPGLHVLLSNTYAAAGRYEDAAKARKMLREQGVRKETGLSWVEEGNRVHTFATGDRRHAKYKEIYQKLEELGDEMERAGYVADTNFVLQQVGDQERSEAIRYHSERIAIAFALITFPPERPIRVMKNLRVCGDCHNAIKFMSKCTGRIIIVRDNNRFHRFENGKCTCGDYW